A genomic window from Flavobacterium sp. I3-2 includes:
- a CDS encoding SusC/RagA family TonB-linked outer membrane protein, producing the protein MKKITFTALTVPLTYVLIMLLCSLKTYAQEKTLTLSGVVKDANGPLAGVNVWQTDTENGTQTNELGFYTIQIPLNTQVTFDYLGYKPQTFTVKTSTLNVTLVADENTLDELVINAGYYTVKDKERTGSISKITAKEIGQQPVANPLAAMQGRMAGVNITQNSGVPGGGFDIQIRGRNSLRTEGNAPLYIVDGVPYASQSISDNGISSFVMPFGNVSPLNSINPNDIESIEVLKDADATAIYGSRGSNGVVLITTKRGNSDKTTFSFQSTTSVSTVAKYMDLMNTEAYLKMRKDAYANDGIIDLPADAYDVNGTWDENKYTNWQKKFLGGKAVSQSTQFSIGGGSGKTNYLINAGHRKDETVFPGDYGYKRTNFGLNVNHQSKDDRFSIRVSILKSFQKNNLMATDFSNKIFLSPNAPDLYDADGNLNWENNTFENPLANLYAEYRFKSNDSNGQLGMDYKLTDQFTFRLNTGFNEASVDEWRTAPSKMYNPGYGIGSDSSILSYSTSKRSSWIVEPQLHWELNLHKAKINFLIGTTFEERKAQSMRLDAGGFTTDDFIYNLANATIVDIIRDTESRYRYAAIYGRFNFIYNDKYIVNLTGRRDGSSRFGPGKKWGNFGAVGAAWLFSRENVFDKSSWLSFGKLRASYGITGSDLIGDYQYLDNMGISRYQYDGIIGIEPIRLFNPDFSWESNKKLETALELEFLRGRLSTSIAWYRNRSSNQLVGIPLPGTTGFTSVQANLQATVENTGWEFTLNSLNVSQTNFRWTTDINVSIPKNKLIAFPNLEESTYKNQYVIGESIHMRKLFNYVGINNETGLYEFEDVNDDGIIDANDRTAIGNVGPKYIAGFQNSFTYKSWSISFLWQFVSQKVNSPDYYSGYLGMAENRTDRSIDYFTPDNKDAKYQIPTSGKNTLAIQANQNFKNSTGVITDGSYIRLKSLQLQYKVGGDWLKNKSLNVYAQANNLITITKYWGLDPESMGGYVPNMRTIAFGFNFQF; encoded by the coding sequence ATGAAAAAAATTACTTTTACAGCACTAACCGTACCCCTAACGTACGTGCTAATTATGCTGTTGTGTAGTTTAAAAACCTACGCACAAGAAAAAACACTGACTCTATCTGGAGTAGTGAAAGATGCCAACGGTCCACTAGCTGGAGTAAACGTGTGGCAAACCGATACCGAAAATGGTACCCAAACCAACGAATTGGGATTCTATACCATTCAAATTCCATTAAATACCCAAGTAACTTTTGATTATTTAGGTTACAAACCGCAAACGTTTACTGTAAAAACCAGCACTTTAAATGTTACACTGGTAGCAGATGAAAACACTTTAGATGAACTGGTAATTAATGCGGGCTATTATACCGTAAAAGACAAAGAACGCACCGGTAGTATAAGTAAAATAACCGCAAAAGAAATTGGTCAACAACCAGTTGCCAACCCACTGGCCGCTATGCAAGGACGTATGGCAGGGGTAAACATTACGCAGAATAGTGGTGTCCCTGGCGGTGGCTTCGATATACAAATAAGAGGGCGCAATAGTTTAAGAACCGAGGGAAATGCGCCCTTGTATATCGTTGATGGTGTACCCTATGCTTCGCAGTCTATTTCTGATAATGGGATATCATCATTTGTAATGCCTTTTGGTAATGTGAGTCCACTCAATAGTATCAACCCTAATGATATCGAAAGTATTGAGGTATTAAAAGATGCCGATGCAACGGCTATATATGGTTCTCGTGGTAGTAATGGCGTCGTATTGATCACAACTAAGAGAGGTAATTCTGATAAAACCACATTTTCATTTCAATCGACTACTTCAGTGAGTACTGTAGCCAAATATATGGATTTAATGAATACTGAAGCATATTTAAAGATGCGTAAAGATGCTTATGCGAATGATGGTATTATAGATTTACCTGCAGATGCTTATGATGTAAATGGTACTTGGGATGAGAATAAGTACACCAATTGGCAAAAAAAGTTTTTGGGTGGTAAGGCAGTATCACAGAGTACGCAATTTTCAATTGGTGGAGGCTCTGGTAAAACCAATTACTTGATTAATGCAGGACATCGAAAAGACGAAACAGTTTTTCCGGGTGATTATGGTTATAAACGAACAAATTTTGGATTAAATGTAAACCATCAATCAAAAGACGATCGTTTTTCAATAAGAGTCAGCATATTAAAAAGTTTTCAGAAAAATAATTTGATGGCTACAGATTTTTCAAATAAAATATTTCTATCTCCAAATGCACCAGACTTGTATGATGCAGACGGTAATTTAAATTGGGAAAACAACACCTTTGAGAATCCTTTAGCTAATTTATATGCAGAATATCGTTTTAAATCAAATGATAGTAATGGTCAATTAGGTATGGATTATAAGTTAACAGATCAATTTACATTTCGATTGAATACTGGATTCAATGAAGCTTCTGTTGATGAATGGCGTACAGCACCTTCTAAAATGTATAACCCAGGTTATGGTATTGGCAGTGACTCTTCTATATTGTCTTATAGTACAAGTAAACGATCAAGTTGGATTGTTGAACCACAATTGCATTGGGAGTTAAATTTGCATAAAGCAAAAATTAATTTTTTGATAGGAACAACCTTTGAAGAAAGAAAAGCACAAAGTATGCGTCTTGACGCAGGTGGTTTTACCACAGATGATTTCATTTATAATTTGGCAAATGCAACTATTGTTGATATCATTCGTGATACAGAATCACGATACCGTTATGCCGCAATTTATGGAAGATTTAATTTTATCTATAATGATAAATACATTGTAAATCTAACCGGACGTAGAGATGGTTCCAGCCGTTTTGGGCCAGGTAAAAAATGGGGGAATTTTGGAGCTGTTGGTGCCGCTTGGTTGTTTAGTAGAGAAAATGTATTTGATAAATCGTCTTGGTTAAGTTTTGGAAAACTAAGAGCAAGTTACGGTATTACAGGTAGCGATTTAATAGGAGATTATCAGTATTTAGACAATATGGGAATCAGTAGATATCAATATGATGGAATTATTGGAATAGAGCCCATACGTTTATTTAATCCTGATTTTAGTTGGGAAAGCAATAAAAAACTAGAAACGGCTCTTGAACTTGAATTTTTAAGAGGGAGGTTATCAACCTCAATAGCTTGGTATCGTAACCGTTCTTCGAATCAATTGGTGGGTATTCCGTTACCTGGTACTACAGGTTTTACAAGTGTACAAGCCAATTTGCAAGCAACAGTAGAAAATACGGGATGGGAATTTACACTAAACTCATTGAACGTTTCTCAAACCAATTTTAGATGGACAACAGATATAAATGTATCAATTCCTAAAAACAAACTGATTGCTTTTCCAAATTTAGAAGAATCAACTTATAAAAATCAATATGTTATAGGAGAATCTATTCACATGAGAAAGCTTTTTAATTATGTTGGAATAAATAACGAAACTGGTTTGTATGAGTTTGAAGATGTAAATGATGATGGAATTATTGATGCAAATGATAGAACGGCTATAGGTAATGTTGGCCCAAAGTATATTGCAGGTTTCCAAAATAGTTTTACTTATAAATCGTGGTCAATTAGTTTTTTATGGCAATTTGTAAGCCAAAAGGTAAACTCTCCAGACTATTATTCAGGCTATCTAGGTATGGCAGAAAATAGAACAGATCGTTCAATTGATTATTTTACTCCAGACAACAAAGATGCAAAATACCAAATACCTACAAGTGGTAAGAATACACTTGCAATTCAAGCAAATCAAAATTTCAAAAATAGTACAGGTGTAATTACTGATGGATCTTACATCCGATTAAAAAGTTTGCAATTGCAATATAAAGTTGGAGGTGATTGGTTGAAAAACAAATCGTTAAACGTTTACGCACAAGCAAATAATTTAATAACTATTACCAAATATTGGGGGCTAGACCCTGAAAGTATGGGTGGATATGTACCAAATATGAGAACTATAGCTTTTGGTTTTAATTTCCAATTTTAA
- a CDS encoding pyridoxal phosphate-dependent aminotransferase family protein: protein MNSMAKINYNNTYDTIDRVIENAKNKQTIHLYAEDEVLNGDSLCINGKKLWHFATTGYLGLEQDARIKQAAAEAIFKYGTQFPLSKTYISHPLYRTLEQKMELIFEESVLIAKNSTLAHLAVIPQAVNDNDVVILDHQVHWSVQTACQILETRGISVLLIRHNNMNQLEDYLIKYNGKHQKIWYMADGIYSMYGDHAPIDILKKLVKKYPALHLYFDDVHGMSWIGDRGVEEYLIVFIFETLTRACELYGVNQVQSDKHFQIFKLPNSKISILSSQY, encoded by the coding sequence ATGAATAGTATGGCTAAAATTAATTACAACAATACCTATGATACGATAGATCGAGTTATTGAAAATGCGAAAAATAAACAAACGATACATTTATATGCAGAAGACGAAGTCCTTAATGGAGATTCACTTTGTATCAACGGAAAGAAATTATGGCATTTTGCTACAACAGGTTACTTAGGTTTAGAGCAGGATGCGCGAATAAAACAAGCTGCAGCAGAAGCTATATTTAAATATGGTACGCAATTTCCTTTGTCAAAAACCTATATTTCTCATCCTTTGTATCGCACCTTAGAGCAAAAAATGGAGTTGATTTTTGAAGAATCAGTTCTTATAGCTAAAAATAGTACTTTGGCTCACCTAGCGGTTATACCACAAGCTGTAAACGATAATGATGTGGTTATTTTAGATCATCAGGTACATTGGAGCGTTCAAACGGCCTGTCAAATTCTTGAAACTAGAGGTATTTCTGTATTGTTAATTAGACATAATAATATGAACCAGTTAGAAGATTATCTGATTAAATACAATGGAAAACATCAGAAAATTTGGTACATGGCAGATGGTATATATTCTATGTATGGAGATCATGCACCTATCGATATTTTAAAAAAGTTAGTAAAAAAATATCCAGCCTTGCATTTGTATTTTGACGATGTTCATGGAATGAGTTGGATTGGAGATAGAGGGGTAGAGGAATACTTAATCGTTTTTATTTTTGAGACTCTGACCCGAGCTTGCGAACTGTACGGAGTAAATCAAGTTCAGAGTGACAAACATTTCCAAATTTTCAAATTACCTAATTCTAAAATCTCAATACTCAGTTCTCAATACTAA
- a CDS encoding DUF6520 family protein, with product MKTNFKKALIPFGVIVLGVVGAFASNVKNENNKLNTDVTHGYYYKASEPAGKRCVQVEVDCNNISGPICTDASLNVAWEFNGLLSCSGELYMNP from the coding sequence ATGAAAACAAATTTTAAAAAAGCCTTGATACCATTCGGTGTAATTGTACTTGGCGTAGTAGGTGCTTTTGCATCAAATGTAAAGAATGAGAATAACAAACTTAATACAGATGTTACTCATGGGTATTATTACAAAGCTTCTGAACCAGCAGGTAAAAGATGTGTTCAAGTTGAAGTAGATTGTAATAATATTAGTGGTCCAATCTGTACCGACGCTTCATTGAATGTTGCTTGGGAATTTAATGGCTTATTAAGTTGTTCAGGAGAACTTTATATGAACCCGTAG
- a CDS encoding helix-turn-helix transcriptional regulator gives MKEFTVSKKRWNYLIDALIDLGNGKLDQQVFIQNTGDEFECLEVLFNLVNEEWRERLLHLSFIKPNEFQKYINQYAIIVNKDFKINNVSEDFITSQSLCFKDIKNLNFLDLIDQETAEYLKDCIQKNIDFTKLSKQTLILFDQNYMFNIRGLNDDKTLVINLYQMYLDTKHFKSLITENFDINRLKERRRNEFIIEDIKVYIDHYPLNKKLTLNQICKKFGVNSNQLKKLFKEQYQTSVYEYFISLRMKHAYILIETSTLAFKEIAVMVGYPQYSPFVNYFKSYFNTLPKEVRFNLKNSHQK, from the coding sequence ATGAAAGAATTCACTGTTAGTAAAAAAAGATGGAACTATTTAATTGATGCGCTTATTGATCTTGGTAACGGCAAACTAGATCAACAAGTGTTTATTCAAAATACTGGTGACGAATTTGAATGTTTGGAAGTTTTATTCAATCTGGTTAATGAAGAATGGCGTGAACGCTTACTTCATTTATCGTTTATAAAACCAAATGAATTTCAAAAATATATAAATCAATATGCTATTATAGTAAATAAAGATTTCAAAATCAATAATGTTAGTGAAGATTTTATTACGAGCCAATCCTTGTGTTTTAAAGATATTAAAAATCTCAACTTCTTAGACTTAATAGACCAAGAAACAGCAGAATATTTAAAAGACTGCATTCAAAAAAACATAGACTTTACAAAACTTTCTAAACAAACACTTATTTTATTTGATCAAAATTATATGTTTAATATCAGGGGATTAAATGATGATAAAACCTTAGTTATCAATTTGTATCAAATGTATTTGGATACAAAACATTTTAAATCTTTAATTACAGAAAATTTTGATATCAATCGTTTGAAAGAGCGCAGAAGAAATGAGTTCATCATTGAAGATATCAAGGTTTATATAGATCATTACCCATTAAATAAAAAACTAACTTTAAATCAAATATGCAAAAAGTTTGGAGTCAATTCCAATCAACTAAAAAAACTTTTTAAGGAACAATATCAAACCTCTGTGTACGAATATTTCATTTCACTTAGAATGAAACATGCTTATATACTTATTGAAACAAGTACTTTAGCTTTTAAAGAAATTGCTGTGATGGTTGGTTACCCACAATATTCTCCTTTTGTGAATTATTTTAAATCGTATTTTAATACACTTCCAAAAGAAGTTCGGTTTAATTTAAAAAATTCGCATCAAAAATAG
- a CDS encoding four helix bundle protein yields MMHTDLQVYQKSLDFVISIYQITADFPSEEKYGLTSQLRRAAVSIPTNISEGVSKNSTKEYIRFLYISLGSTSEIECLLEISNRLTYCTSTSILTQDLTLIKKMLIKLIASLKMRK; encoded by the coding sequence ATGATGCATACAGATTTACAAGTTTATCAAAAGTCGTTAGATTTTGTTATATCCATTTATCAAATAACGGCTGATTTTCCTAGTGAAGAGAAATACGGACTTACCAGCCAATTACGAAGAGCAGCTGTTTCTATTCCTACCAATATATCTGAGGGTGTTTCTAAAAACTCAACTAAAGAATATATCCGATTTCTATACATTTCGCTAGGCTCAACTTCTGAAATAGAATGCCTGTTAGAAATTTCGAATCGATTAACCTATTGTACCTCTACTTCTATTTTGACTCAAGATTTAACCCTTATAAAAAAGATGCTGATAAAGCTTATTGCTTCGTTGAAAATGAGGAAATAA
- a CDS encoding RagB/SusD family nutrient uptake outer membrane protein yields MKKKYIQIVLSITLIGSVYACEDFLEVEIPKDQLDNNKVFQNEMTATAAVVNVYSLLRNNGFLSGNKEGIGYLMGCYTDELKAVNNQDVNYRLFYNGTVLSTNSAVKSLWNNTYQQIYAVNNILEGIENSNSLSPEFKNQLNGEALAIRGMLHFYLAMTLGDVPYVNTTNYELNKKISKLKSEVVLENAVQDLLASESVISENYVSIERVRLNKSAVQALLARVYLYQKKWALAQEYAQEVINNTTYGLESLDKTFLKESKSAIWQLLPDNQGKNTLEGSSYIFTAMPAKDVVITQELYDSFESNDLRKIHWFKSVGDSNVDNIHAFKYKERGATGTTSKEYSIVLRIEEMYLIHAEAAAMLNDWTSCNQMLNAIRNRAGLTNSELSDINTAQTLIITERRKELFCEFGHRFYDLKRLQRWNELIISKPFWSSHFEKLPLPETELQLNPNLLPQNNGY; encoded by the coding sequence ATGAAAAAAAAATATATACAAATAGTACTAAGCATAACTTTGATAGGGTCAGTTTATGCTTGCGAAGATTTTTTAGAAGTAGAAATACCAAAAGATCAATTAGATAACAATAAAGTTTTTCAGAATGAAATGACAGCAACTGCTGCTGTAGTAAATGTTTATTCATTACTACGAAATAACGGTTTTTTAAGCGGAAATAAAGAAGGTATTGGTTATTTGATGGGATGCTACACTGATGAGTTAAAGGCAGTAAATAATCAAGATGTGAATTATCGTCTTTTTTACAACGGTACAGTCTTAAGTACCAATTCGGCTGTTAAAAGCCTATGGAATAATACCTACCAACAAATTTACGCGGTTAATAATATATTAGAAGGCATAGAGAATTCGAATAGTTTGTCCCCTGAGTTTAAAAATCAATTAAATGGCGAGGCATTAGCAATTAGAGGTATGTTACATTTTTATCTTGCAATGACTTTGGGTGATGTGCCTTATGTGAATACCACAAATTATGAACTAAATAAAAAAATTAGTAAACTCAAGTCTGAGGTTGTTTTAGAAAATGCAGTTCAGGATCTTTTAGCTTCAGAAAGTGTAATAAGCGAAAATTACGTTTCAATTGAACGTGTTAGATTAAACAAAAGTGCAGTTCAGGCACTTTTAGCAAGAGTATATCTTTATCAGAAAAAATGGGCGTTAGCCCAAGAATATGCTCAAGAAGTAATTAACAACACAACTTATGGTTTGGAGAGTTTAGATAAAACCTTTTTAAAAGAAAGTAAAAGTGCCATTTGGCAATTATTACCAGATAACCAAGGTAAAAATACTTTAGAAGGTTCTAGTTATATTTTTACCGCAATGCCTGCCAAAGATGTGGTGATTACGCAAGAATTGTATGATAGCTTTGAGAGTAATGATTTACGAAAAATACATTGGTTTAAAAGTGTAGGAGATTCAAATGTAGATAATATACATGCATTTAAGTATAAAGAAAGAGGTGCTACAGGTACCACATCAAAAGAGTATTCAATAGTTCTACGAATTGAAGAAATGTATTTAATACATGCAGAAGCTGCTGCAATGTTGAATGATTGGACAAGCTGTAACCAAATGTTAAATGCAATTAGAAATCGCGCAGGTTTGACAAATTCAGAACTTTCAGATATAAACACAGCACAAACATTGATAATAACTGAGAGACGCAAAGAGCTCTTTTGCGAATTTGGACATCGATTTTATGACCTTAAACGTTTACAAAGATGGAACGAATTAATTATTTCAAAACCTTTTTGGAGCAGCCATTTTGAAAAATTGCCGCTTCCAGAAACGGAGTTGCAGCTTAACCCGAATCTGCTACCGCAAAATAATGGATACTAA
- a CDS encoding MauE/DoxX family redox-associated membrane protein, with product MQNSIKNVTFLSIYFFIVLFVYTAVSKLIDFENFQVQIAQSPLLSAFATTIAYGVVIGELIIALLLCFRETQKLGLYLFLGFMVAFSVYIYLILNFSPFVPCSCGGVLEKMGWTAHLWFNSIICILAIWILLYRYEIKRTGLLVIVTLFISCLVVISLFFTSEHLMKKENPFVRRFIPHHIDKAEYLDLGVNSYYIAGLTQDTIYLGNYTAPLLITAISRDLKTKVEHQIKLDETERSFRSLLVRIQNDTFFVSDGSIPIIYRGDTSNWYAHKFMTETIYFSLLQPLTENTFLFRSQRASNGEHVLGKLLVTDTVSFELYEDALQKQIDGVFDTDGQLVTDQKTQQGIYTYTYRNQYLVYHSQSNTFTQGKTIDTTTLAKIKVSQLADGTKKMGAPPQKVNAKTYAYKGKLYIKSELLGKNEPKSMWNQASIIDVYDYNKNEYLYSFYAYDHQKDKIKEFALNDLYFFGLVGNELVKYELGMGKWGNGERGKWGNGNERINLK from the coding sequence ATGCAAAATAGTATTAAAAATGTAACTTTTTTAAGCATTTACTTCTTTATTGTACTTTTTGTGTATACTGCTGTAAGTAAGCTTATCGACTTTGAAAACTTTCAAGTACAGATCGCACAATCTCCGTTATTAAGTGCTTTTGCAACTACCATAGCCTATGGCGTTGTAATTGGCGAACTTATCATTGCATTATTACTATGTTTTCGTGAAACTCAAAAATTGGGACTTTATCTTTTTTTAGGTTTTATGGTTGCTTTCAGCGTTTACATTTACCTTATTCTTAATTTCAGTCCGTTTGTACCTTGTTCTTGTGGTGGAGTACTTGAAAAAATGGGTTGGACAGCGCATCTTTGGTTTAATAGTATTATTTGTATACTCGCTATATGGATTCTATTGTATCGCTACGAGATTAAACGTACCGGCTTACTTGTTATTGTTACATTATTTATTAGCTGTTTAGTTGTAATAAGTTTATTTTTTACATCAGAACATTTGATGAAAAAAGAAAATCCGTTTGTTCGTAGGTTCATACCGCATCACATTGATAAAGCAGAGTATTTAGATTTGGGAGTTAATTCGTATTATATAGCTGGATTAACCCAAGATACCATTTATTTAGGAAATTATACAGCTCCCTTATTAATCACTGCCATTTCTAGGGACTTAAAAACAAAAGTAGAACATCAAATAAAGCTCGATGAAACCGAACGTTCGTTTCGTAGTTTATTGGTTCGTATACAAAATGATACTTTTTTTGTAAGCGACGGAAGCATCCCTATCATCTACAGAGGAGATACAAGCAACTGGTATGCTCATAAATTTATGACCGAAACCATCTACTTTTCACTATTACAACCTTTAACAGAAAATACCTTTTTATTTAGGAGTCAGCGGGCTAGTAACGGTGAACATGTTTTAGGTAAGCTATTAGTGACTGATACAGTAAGCTTTGAACTTTATGAAGATGCTTTACAAAAACAAATTGACGGTGTGTTTGATACCGATGGACAATTGGTTACAGACCAAAAAACACAACAAGGCATTTATACCTACACGTATCGAAATCAATATTTAGTATATCATTCACAATCTAACACATTCACTCAAGGTAAAACCATTGACACCACTACCCTAGCCAAAATTAAAGTTTCCCAATTAGCTGATGGAACAAAGAAAATGGGAGCTCCACCACAAAAAGTGAATGCAAAAACCTACGCTTATAAGGGTAAATTGTATATAAAATCGGAATTATTAGGTAAAAATGAACCCAAAAGTATGTGGAATCAAGCCAGTATTATTGATGTATACGATTATAACAAAAACGAATACTTGTACAGCTTTTATGCTTACGACCACCAAAAAGATAAAATCAAAGAATTTGCGTTGAATGATTTGTATTTCTTTGGGTTGGTTGGGAATGAGTTGGTTAAATATGAATTGGGAATGGGGAAATGGGGAAATGGGGAAAGAGGGAAATGGGGAAATGGGAATGAGAGAATAAATTTAAAATAA
- a CDS encoding prolyl oligopeptidase family serine peptidase, which yields MDTNSGNMMNRVFCFFCMVICLVCHFKVFAQTSQHEILVNGKVTESGRYVSYFTIVNKVKTGYVKDIYKDSLYSYGDITDKTVLTDRWFIGWNYRNKSLFITDFKTSSTETLHDVSYYEFDEAAQMLVCYDDNHRTLKIRFLNAKTKRFFTDVVYYNYSFVSRKLLVADDSGKVTVLNVEKSEYKEYVFKDIKQQHIKNTLWDKQTVLLLTTKKDDFKILKLEKKGVAEVFSEKIVNENHRYAVDTTFLNVRLLAKYRVALGVKSYDGPQGKDEAAEIWMGKTDGIPGAMTGNAEDQLNLAVIDLKTKRIKPFMDTGKKLRHKISFNDDTIYEMEAVDDITQQYLGLVAYYYDEDLTRKIRLAQFENSKNPIFSSRHFASVFYKEGDRWIAFNPKTKRKILSTEVSSGDLRPSQNFSVFRRRWLLFNDGKDVWFYDVLKNIFTKKTEGGRFEKEFYVLSCNYELTSKPWGFSTERDIQHYNDIVVKWNTEDFKSEGLVLINEFSQMVSLVEDKAHIDQVKRSQNIFTYVKENVNNPPALFHLDKNTGKEILVYQSNKDDDSAKKIVSEYISWTNKEGEHRGAIVRYPLFYDKEQKYPTVVSIYEKKIQTRNHYTNDLEIFGNVINYRNYIADGYFVIEPDIYYKEGDPGVSAVECVDQAMDVVGSRYGIDLENVGIIGHSFGGYETNFIITQSKRFKVAVSSAGVADLISMYHTVNWKTMKPDMWRLETQQWRMGKGFYQGTEAYHRNSPLTYLQNVETPLLLIAGKEDFQVNYNQSVAMFLGLKRLDKEVNFILYKDEGHTLQKDTNKKDAHDKIKSWFDYHLKNNERPEWLKKGCL from the coding sequence ATGGATACTAATAGTGGTAATATGATGAATAGAGTCTTTTGTTTTTTTTGTATGGTGATTTGTTTGGTGTGTCATTTTAAAGTTTTTGCTCAAACCAGTCAGCACGAAATTCTGGTTAACGGGAAGGTGACAGAATCGGGAAGGTATGTTTCCTACTTTACGATTGTTAATAAGGTAAAGACAGGCTACGTAAAAGATATTTATAAGGACAGCCTTTACAGCTACGGTGATATAACGGATAAAACGGTATTAACAGACCGCTGGTTCATCGGATGGAATTACCGGAATAAATCTCTTTTTATAACAGACTTTAAAACGAGCAGTACGGAAACCCTGCACGATGTAAGCTATTATGAATTCGATGAAGCTGCTCAAATGCTGGTCTGCTACGACGATAATCATAGAACATTGAAGATCCGCTTTTTGAATGCAAAAACGAAAAGGTTCTTTACAGATGTCGTCTACTACAATTATTCTTTTGTCTCAAGAAAACTTCTCGTAGCAGACGACTCAGGTAAAGTTACGGTTCTTAATGTGGAGAAATCTGAATATAAAGAGTATGTTTTTAAAGATATTAAACAGCAGCATATAAAAAATACGCTATGGGATAAGCAAACAGTTCTTCTGTTAACGACTAAAAAAGATGACTTTAAAATTTTAAAGCTTGAAAAGAAAGGTGTAGCTGAGGTTTTTAGTGAAAAGATCGTTAATGAAAACCATCGTTATGCTGTAGATACTACTTTTTTGAATGTGAGGTTGTTGGCGAAGTATAGAGTTGCGCTTGGTGTGAAGAGCTACGATGGTCCGCAAGGGAAGGATGAAGCTGCGGAAATTTGGATGGGGAAAACAGACGGTATTCCGGGAGCTATGACGGGTAATGCGGAAGATCAGCTGAATCTGGCCGTGATTGATCTTAAGACAAAAAGAATTAAGCCTTTTATGGATACCGGTAAAAAGCTGCGGCATAAGATCAGTTTTAATGATGATACCATTTATGAAATGGAAGCTGTTGATGATATCACACAACAGTACCTGGGGTTGGTAGCGTATTATTATGATGAGGATCTGACTCGTAAAATCAGGTTGGCGCAGTTTGAAAATAGTAAGAATCCAATATTCAGTTCAAGACACTTTGCATCGGTATTTTATAAAGAGGGAGATAGGTGGATCGCATTCAATCCCAAAACAAAGAGAAAAATTTTAAGTACTGAAGTTAGCTCAGGTGATTTGCGCCCATCTCAAAACTTTTCGGTGTTTAGGCGCAGATGGCTGCTCTTTAATGACGGAAAGGACGTTTGGTTTTATGATGTGCTTAAAAATATTTTTACTAAAAAGACCGAAGGAGGGAGATTTGAGAAAGAATTTTATGTCTTGTCCTGCAATTATGAATTAACGAGTAAACCTTGGGGTTTCTCAACAGAAAGAGATATACAGCATTATAACGATATAGTCGTTAAATGGAATACTGAAGACTTTAAAAGTGAAGGGCTTGTATTAATAAATGAATTTTCACAAATGGTTTCTCTGGTAGAAGACAAAGCTCATATAGATCAGGTTAAAAGATCGCAGAATATTTTTACGTATGTGAAAGAAAACGTTAATAATCCGCCAGCTTTATTTCATCTTGATAAAAACACGGGGAAAGAGATATTGGTTTATCAGAGTAATAAGGATGATGATTCTGCTAAAAAAATTGTTTCGGAATATATAAGCTGGACAAATAAAGAGGGAGAGCACAGGGGAGCCATTGTGAGGTATCCGCTTTTTTACGATAAAGAGCAGAAATATCCTACTGTAGTAAGTATCTACGAAAAAAAAATTCAAACCCGCAACCACTATACTAATGATCTTGAAATCTTTGGAAATGTAATTAATTATAGAAATTATATTGCTGATGGATACTTTGTCATAGAACCTGATATTTATTATAAAGAAGGTGATCCTGGTGTGTCTGCTGTTGAGTGTGTTGATCAAGCTATGGATGTAGTGGGATCCAGATATGGTATAGATTTGGAAAACGTAGGTATCATAGGTCATTCGTTCGGTGGATATGAAACTAATTTTATAATAACCCAAAGCAAACGGTTTAAAGTGGCAGTATCAAGCGCAGGGGTGGCTGATCTGATAAGTATGTATCATACCGTTAATTGGAAAACCATGAAACCGGATATGTGGCGTCTAGAAACGCAACAGTGGAGGATGGGAAAAGGATTTTATCAGGGAACAGAAGCTTATCATAGGAATTCACCACTTACATACCTGCAAAATGTAGAGACTCCTCTATTGCTGATTGCCGGTAAGGAGGATTTTCAGGTCAACTATAATCAGTCTGTTGCAATGTTTTTAGGATTGAAGAGGTTGGATAAGGAAGTCAACTTTATTCTTTACAAAGATGAAGGACATACGCTTCAAAAAGATACAAATAAGAAAGATGCGCATGATAAAATTAAGTCGTGGTTTGACTACCACTTAAAAAATAACGAGCGGCCTGAATGGTTAAAGAAAGGCTGTCTTTAA